One window of Hippoglossus stenolepis isolate QCI-W04-F060 chromosome 1, HSTE1.2, whole genome shotgun sequence genomic DNA carries:
- the dbx1a gene encoding homeobox protein DBX1-A: MMIPSVFAPPAFYPGLYRPAAALPLHHTLPSAFQTHSSFLVEDLLRISHPAAFINRTVPSASASLPTATTTLSFSCASAERALAAAALTRESCSPKTSLPNSKDPTFLKFGVSAILAPSPKSVSSHPTIHSLHSKTFPFPCFDGTFHPIFRTPYLPASASVVPIPGTFSWPLAARGKPRRGMLRRAVFSDVQRKALEKMFQKQKYISKPDRKKLASKLGLKDSQVKIWFQNRRMKWRNSKERELLSSGGCREQTLPTKANPHPDLSDVGKKSSAEEEEEEEEEFVRARVRSAGSSVSSPSLSSKHSDFSESDEEEITVS, encoded by the exons ATGATGATCCCCAGCGTCTTCGCGCCTCCTGCCTTCTACCCGGGGCTGTACCGTCCCGCCGCGGCTCTGCCCCTCCACCACACCCTGCCGTCCGCCTTCCAGACCCACTCCAGCTTCCTAGTGGAGGACCTGCTGCGCATAAGCCACCCGGCCGCCTTCATTAACCGGACTGTTCCTTCAGCCAGCGCCTCCCTGCCCACTGCCACCACCACCTTGTCCTTCAGCTGCGCGTCCGCGGAACGCGCCTTGGCCGCGGCCGCGCTGACGCGTGAATCTTGCTCCCCGAAAACGTCGCTGCCGAACAGCAAGGACCCAACTTTTCTCAAGTTTGGAGTGAGCGCCATCCTCGCACCTTCACCAAAGAGCG TCTCCTCACACCCTACAATCCACAGCCTGCACTCCAAGACCTTCCCCTTCCCCTGCTTTGACGGGACCTTCCACCCCATATTCAGGACGCCTTATTTACCAG catcTGCATCCGTTGTTCCCATCCCCGGGACCTTTTCATGGCCCCTCGCCGCCAGAGGGAAACCCCGGAGAGGGATGCTGAGGAGGGCGGTGTTCTCCGACGTGCAGCGCAAGGCCTTGGAGAAGATGTTccagaaacagaaatacatcagCAAGCCCGACAGGAAGAAGCTGGCTTCCAAACTGGGCCTAAAAGACTCACag GTGAAAATCTGGTTCCAGAACCGGCGGATGAAGTGGAGGAACTCCAAGGAACGGGAGCTGCTGTCCTCCGGCGGCTGCCGCGAGCAGACGCTGCCCACCAAAGCCAACCCTCACCCGGACCTGAGCGACGTGGGCAAGAAGTCCTCcgccgaggaagaggaggaggaggaagaggagtttgtAAGAGCGAGAGTGAGGTCGGCGGGGTCCAGCGTCTCCTCTCCGTCTTTGTCCAGTAAGCACTCAGACTTCTCAGAGTCAGACGAAGAAGAAATAACAGtatcttaa